The sequence AGTGCCGAGCACGTATGGCCCTTTCTCCTCCACATCCTTCCATGTGACGAACAGATGCGGAGGGTTTATCTCAGCCGTCACGTTCACCCCGTGGTCGTACGCAAGTTTGACCATGTCCACACCGAGATAGGTGTTGAGATGGAGCATATGTAGTCTAACTCCCGTGGATCGTGCCAGGATAAGAAGTAGCGCGAAGGCAGTATCGTATATTATCGAGTCGCCCCACCTCAACGCCTTGGCATAGTCCTGAGGACCAGTCAATCCCTTCTCCCAGAAGTAGCGCTTTTCGATGTGCTCGCAGAGTTCCTGATTGTGTGGGTGAACTGCCAGGATGGCGTCGTGCTTCTTGCACGCCCTCATAATCTCCATAAGGTAGCCGTCATCGGTGATTCCAAGCTCAGGCATGTGTGGATAGCCGCGCTTGGTGTCTTTCATCATGAAGACCTTGATTCCGATCGCTCCCATGTTCATAAGAGTCTCGATCTGATCGAGGTCATGCGGCGGACCCGGCCAGTGATTGAAATCCACGATGGCCTTGGTCTCTGCCACTTTGCGGTGCTCTTCGAACCGTTCGGGTGAGTTTGTGCTTGGCTTGGTGTTGGGCATGTCCACCGCAAGTGTCACCCCACCCGCGGCTGCTGCCCTGGTGCCAGTCTCAAAATCCTCCTTGTGGGTGAACCCCGGCTCCCTGAAATGGACGTGTGTGTCGATCAAGCCCGGGAGGACCAGCTTGCCCGACGCGTCTATGATCTTGTCGACCTCGCCTGTGAACGTTCCCGGCGCGCAGAACGCAGCCACTTTCTCGTCATCGACCAGTATGTCGGCATCAACAGGGCCCGATGGCAGGTAGACACGGCCTCCACGTACCAGCATCTGCATCTTCTTTCCCACGTGAGCGCCCCCTCCGAAAGCGTTCTCGCAAGTGCGCGATTTTGCATTACTTGATACGCAATAGATGTGCCAAATGCAGACCCGGACCCACTTGCACCAGACGGCCAGCTCCGTGCCTGACAACCACCTGGAGGGATTCGGCGATGAGTGTGGAACTGCACCCCATCTCGCTCATGTTGTCGCCCGAGACGAGATCTTCCAGCGAGACCCCGCACCAATTTGATGCTGGCCCCGCCAAAATGGCGCGAGTTCGGGAGGTGTGTCTCAGTGGGCAGCAAGATTGTGTTCATCGCCCCCGATTGCGAAACAGCCCAGTCTGTGATCGGAATAGCCAATGAACTTGGCCTGGACGTGGAAGTGCCCGTAGCAATAGCAGAAGACCGGCTCACAATCTTGCGCGATTGCCCGAAGCACGGCGCCGAAGTCGTAGTGAGCCGCTGGGGATACAGCCTACAAGCAGCCAGGGCAGTTTCCGAAGTGCCTATTGTCAACGTAGAGATCACTGGATTTGACATAGCCCGGGCGCTTCAGAGCGCGCGTTCCATGGGCGGACGGCTTGGCATCGTGCACGTGGAGCCCATTCTGGACGGGTGTGCTGTCCTCGCAAACATCATGGGAGTGGACGTCGCCGTGTTCCATCGCATGGACACCGACACCACTTTGGATTTGGAGCGCGCGCTAGCCCGAATGATTGAGAACCAGGTGGATCTCATACTCGGCGGGATAGCCATAACCTCGCTGGCCAGGACGCGGGGGATCAAGGGTTTGCGGATTAGGGCAGGCAAAGAGGCGCTCTCCGCGGCTCTTCTGGAAGCGTCCCGGTTGATACCCGTCAAACAGAAGGAAAGACAGCAGGCAGAGAGGATGAAGGCGATACTCAACTCCGCGTACGACGGCATCATCGCCCTCGACAAGAAAGGAATCGTAACCCTCTTCAACCCGATGGCAGAGCGAATAACTCGCCTGAAGGCTTCAACCGTAATCGGTAAGTCCATCGGCTCGGTCATGCCGGCCCTTGGCGACTCCCTCGCAAGA is a genomic window of Bacillota bacterium containing:
- a CDS encoding dihydroorotase family protein, yielding MGKKMQMLVRGGRVYLPSGPVDADILVDDEKVAAFCAPGTFTGEVDKIIDASGKLVLPGLIDTHVHFREPGFTHKEDFETGTRAAAAGGVTLAVDMPNTKPSTNSPERFEEHRKVAETKAIVDFNHWPGPPHDLDQIETLMNMGAIGIKVFMMKDTKRGYPHMPELGITDDGYLMEIMRACKKHDAILAVHPHNQELCEHIEKRYFWEKGLTGPQDYAKALRWGDSIIYDTAFALLLILARSTGVRLHMLHLNTYLGVDMVKLAYDHGVNVTAEINPPHLFVTWKDVEEKGPYVLGTWTPPKDQEALWRACTENLFPVALATDHAPHALEEKEIGWQDMWKAHGGAPYVQHYLSLLLNAANAGRITIDQIVKVCCENPARIFGFYPRKGVIQPGSDADFVIVDLNRTETISKDGVQSKCGWTPFEGWKVTGVPVFTIVRGQVVAENGKIVGRPGYGRFVAPER